In Streptomyces sp. ML-6, the genomic stretch AGTCACTTTGCTGATCTGACGAAGGCGCGGGAGGGCGGGTTCATGACCGAGCACGGTCTGAGTGCGGAGGGTTGCTGCTGTGGGGTGCCTTTGATCGTTATGCCGGGGCAGCGGGCCGAAAGTCTCGTCATCCGGTTCCGTTCGTGAGGGGCAGAAATCCGTTCTTGCTCTCGTTCCTGCTTTTGTTCTCGGGCCGGTGGAAGTAGACGGTCCTTGAACACCAGGGGGCGTGCTTGGTCATTTCTGATCTGAATCACTACGTCCTGGATCTCGACTGGTTCCAACTTCCCGAGGGAGTTCGCCAGTCGCCTGGGGCCCTGCCGACGGGCCCGCATCACCTTGACGTTGTTGAACCCGCACCGTCCACGACAATTGCCGCGCCGCTTTTGGCCATCGAGCCTGGGCAGAACCTGTACGGCAGGGCATCGTTCGTGGAGGGGATGGGGAGTCGGGCCGTTGTGAATTCGGCAACGTACTCGTCGAAGGGGCGGATGCCGGCTCCCGAAATGGGTCGGTCACTCTGTGGTGTTGCTGGGTGTTGGGTGGGTGTAGGGGTGTGCAAGGCGGGGGTTGTTGTCTGGGTGGGTTCCTGCCCGTGGTTTTGCGGGCTTCGTGTGATGTGCGGAGGAGGGCGTGATGAGTGGTTCCGGCGGTTCGGTTGGCCCGGGTGGTGTGTGGTGTGTTGAGCGGGGGCGGGTGACGGATGAAGAGTTGGCTGCGTTGGCTGTGGTGTTGTGTGCGCTGGGTGCGGGGCGGGTGGAGTCGGTGGAGGGTACGGGGCGGGTGGGCGTGGGGAGGGCGGGTGCGGGATGTGCCGGGTCGCGGTGGTGGCGATATGCGGGGCGTTATCGTGCTCCGCTGGGCTGGCAGTGAGTGGTGGGGACTGTGGTGAGGGTGACGGCAGGTCCGGCCATGGGCGGGACGGGTGCGGTGGATGCGGATATGGTGGGGGAGGTAGGGGGTTGGGGCGGTGTGGATGCCGGTGTTGGTGTGGAGGCTGTGGGTTCCGAGAGTGTTGTGAGTGGTGCGGAGGCCGGGGGCCCCGGGCCTGGTGTGGGCGGGCTGCTGGCGCTGCGTGAGCAGGCCCGTCGTGGACCGAGTGACCGGGCGACCGAGGCGCAGCATGCGAAGGGGAAGCTGACGGCGCGTGAGCGGATCGGTCTGCTGCTGGATGAGGGTTCGTTCCGTGAGGTCGAGCAGTTGCGGCGGCACCGGGCGTCGGGGTTCGGTCTGGAGGAGAAGAAGCCGTACACCGACGGGGTGGTCACCGGGTGGGGGACGGT encodes the following:
- a CDS encoding acyl-CoA carboxylase subunit epsilon — translated: MSGSGGSVGPGGVWCVERGRVTDEELAALAVVLCALGAGRVESVEGTGRVGVGRAGAGCAGSRWWRYAGRYRAPLGWQ